Proteins encoded by one window of Rhinolophus ferrumequinum isolate MPI-CBG mRhiFer1 chromosome 13, mRhiFer1_v1.p, whole genome shotgun sequence:
- the DNAAF10 gene encoding dynein axonemal assembly factor 10 produces the protein MSAFEKPQIIAHIQKGLNYTVFDCKWVPCSAKFVTMGNFARGTGVIQLYEIQHGDLKLLREIEKAKPIKCGTFGATSLQQRYLATGDFAGNLHIWNLEAPESPVYSVKGHKEIINTIDGVGGLGIGEGAPEIVTGSRDGTVKVWDPRQKDDPVANMEPVQGENKRDCWTVAFGNAYNQEERVVCAGYDNGDIKLFDLRNMSLRWETNIKNGVCSLEFDRKDISMNKLVATSLEGKFHVFDMRTQHPTKGFASVSEKAHKSTVWQVRHLPQNRELFLTAGGAGGLHLWKYEYPAQRSKKDSEGVEMGVAGSVSLLQNVTLSSQPISSLDWSPDKRGLCICSSFDQMVRVLIITKLHKI, from the exons ATGTCGGCCTTTGAGAAGCCTCAGATCATCGCCCATATCCAGAAGGGCCTCAACTACACGGTATTTGACTGTAAGTGGGTGCCCTGCAGCGCCAAATTTGTGACCATGGGCAACTTCGCACGGGGTACCGGCGTCATTCAGCTGTACGAGATCCAGCACGGGGACCTAAAGCTGCTTCGGGAG ATTGAAAAGGCCAAACCCATTAAATGTGGAACATTTGGTGCAACATCTTTGCAGCAGAGATATTTAGCTACTGGAGATTTTGCTGGAAACCTTCATATATG GAATTTGGAAGCTCCAGAGAGCCCAGTGTATTCTGTGAAGGGccataaagaaattataaatactatAGATGGTGTAGGTGGACTAGGAATTGGGGAAGGAGCACCTGAAATTGTGACTGGCAGCCGAGATG GAACTGTGAAGGTGTGGGATCCAAGGCAGAAAGATGATCCTGTTGCTAATATGGAACCTGTACAAGGAGAAAACAAGCGAGACTGTTGGACAGTGGCGTTTG GCAATGCTTATAATCAAGAGGAACGTGTTGTTTGTGCTGGCTATGACAACGGGGATATCAAACTGTTTGATCTCAGAAATATGTCATTGCGGTGGGAGACCAACATCAAAAATGGG GTGTGTAGCTTGGAGTTTGACAGAAAAGATATAAGTATGAATAAGTTAGTAGCTACGTCTCTGGAAGGAAAGTTCCATGTTTTTGACATGAGAACACAGCATCCAACCAAAGGTTTTGCTTCTGTTTCTGAAAAG GCTCATAAATCTACTGTGTGGCAGGTCCGACACCTGCCACAGAACCGAGAGCTCTTTCTGACAGCGGGGGGTGCCGGCGGCCTTCACCTCTGGAAGTA CGAATACCCTGCTCAGCGGTCAAAGAAAGATTCCGAGGGAGTGGAGATGGGAGTTGCGGGGTCAGTCAGCCTTCTGCAGAACGTGACGTTGTCCTCCCAGCCCATTTCCAGTCTGGACTGGAGTCCAGATAAAAGGGGTCTCTGCATCTGTAGTTCATTTGATCAAATGGTAAGAGTGCTGATTATTACAAAACTCCATAAAATTTGA